Proteins from a single region of Gemmatirosa kalamazoonensis:
- a CDS encoding VOC family protein codes for MTAEPTLAALVRSVHRLDHEPPPVVSRLRWRFHHIGIPTHEPRPNETHLAAFGLHVSGFSSSPFGIEWMRYSDESPLHPAIKCLPHVAFEVDDLDAALEGQEVIHPPGSPSDGVRAAMILVDGAPVELIWFRENQHTGG; via the coding sequence ATGACGGCCGAGCCGACGCTCGCTGCTCTCGTGCGCTCCGTGCACCGACTCGATCACGAGCCTCCTCCCGTCGTCTCGCGACTGCGCTGGCGGTTTCACCACATCGGGATTCCGACGCACGAGCCCCGGCCTAACGAGACGCACCTGGCGGCGTTCGGGCTGCACGTCTCCGGCTTCTCCTCCAGCCCGTTCGGCATCGAGTGGATGCGGTACTCCGACGAGAGCCCGCTCCACCCCGCGATCAAGTGCCTGCCCCACGTGGCGTTCGAGGTCGACGATCTCGACGCCGCGCTCGAGGGGCAGGAGGTCATCCACCCGCCGGGATCGCCGTCCGACGGCGTGCGCGCCGCGATGATCCTCGTCGACGGGGCGCCGGTGGAGCTGATCTGGTTTCGCGAGAACCAGCACACTGGGGGATGA
- a CDS encoding carbohydrate kinase family protein, with product MPRLGVIGTLVWDVIYGSPPKSERVEGWGGLAYALSGLDAALADDWEIVPLIKVGHDVAEPGRAFVSGLRHAAADAALVEVPEPNNRSELRYHDDEHRTEFMSGGVPGWRWDELAPRLEAARIDALYVNFLSGWEIDLDVAQRLRASFAGPIYVDLHMMLWAVQSTGMRQLRPLERATAWCRCFDFIQVNEDEMSMLAPDPDAFAALALGAGARATMVTLGPRGVVYHAAPGFRRLGDTSAGASSGASSEALGIALASDAVRRGPEVDPTGCGDVWGATAFARLLAGDALADALRCANERAGRNAEFHGVAGLVAHLSNGCAQGRT from the coding sequence ATGCCCCGGCTCGGCGTGATCGGCACTCTGGTGTGGGACGTGATCTACGGCAGCCCGCCGAAGAGCGAGCGCGTGGAGGGGTGGGGCGGGCTCGCGTACGCGCTGAGCGGTCTCGACGCCGCGCTCGCCGACGACTGGGAGATCGTGCCGCTCATCAAGGTGGGGCACGACGTGGCCGAGCCGGGGCGGGCGTTCGTGTCGGGGCTGCGCCACGCCGCGGCGGACGCCGCGCTCGTCGAGGTGCCGGAGCCGAACAACCGCTCCGAGCTTCGCTACCACGACGACGAGCACCGCACGGAGTTCATGAGCGGCGGCGTGCCGGGATGGCGGTGGGACGAGCTCGCGCCGCGTCTCGAGGCGGCACGGATCGATGCGCTGTACGTGAACTTCCTGAGCGGCTGGGAGATCGATCTCGACGTCGCGCAGCGGCTGCGCGCGAGCTTCGCCGGTCCGATCTACGTCGACCTGCACATGATGCTGTGGGCCGTGCAGTCGACCGGCATGCGGCAGCTCCGGCCGCTCGAGCGCGCGACGGCATGGTGTCGCTGCTTCGACTTCATCCAGGTGAACGAGGACGAGATGTCGATGCTGGCGCCCGATCCCGACGCGTTCGCCGCGCTGGCGCTCGGCGCGGGGGCGCGCGCCACGATGGTGACGCTGGGACCGCGCGGGGTGGTGTACCACGCGGCGCCGGGCTTCCGGCGACTCGGCGACACGTCGGCCGGCGCGTCGAGTGGCGCGTCGAGCGAGGCGTTAGGCATCGCGCTGGCGTCCGACGCGGTGCGCCGCGGGCCGGAGGTGGATCCCACGGGGTGCGGCGACGTGTGGGGCGCGACGGCGTTCGCGCGGCTGCTCGCCGGGGACGCGCTGGCCGACGCGCTGCGGTGTGCGAACGAGCGCGCGGGCCGCAACGCGGAGTTCCACGGCGTCGCCGGACTCGTGGCGCACCTGTCGAACGGCTGCGCGCAGGGACGAACGTAG
- a CDS encoding ferritin-like domain-containing protein gives MPSLDSLHDLYVDQLRDLYDAEQQILDALPKMEAAASHPELKKAFRAHAKQTKEHVRRLERIFGGLGEDPSGEPCEGMKGLIAEGEKTMEEKASSDVLDAALIADAQRVEHYEIAGYGCVKTYARLLGRESDVALLQKTEDEEGDTDQLLSALAESTINVDALQGD, from the coding sequence ATGCCGTCGCTCGATTCTCTGCACGACCTGTACGTCGACCAGCTGCGCGACCTGTACGACGCGGAGCAGCAGATCCTGGACGCGCTGCCGAAGATGGAGGCGGCGGCATCGCACCCGGAGCTGAAGAAGGCGTTCCGCGCGCACGCCAAGCAGACGAAGGAGCACGTCCGCCGGCTCGAGCGCATCTTCGGCGGACTCGGCGAGGACCCGAGCGGCGAGCCGTGCGAGGGGATGAAGGGGCTGATCGCGGAAGGCGAGAAGACGATGGAGGAGAAGGCGAGCTCCGACGTGCTCGACGCCGCGCTCATCGCCGACGCGCAGCGCGTGGAGCACTACGAGATCGCCGGCTACGGCTGCGTGAAGACGTACGCGCGGCTGCTCGGCCGCGAGAGCGACGTCGCGCTGCTGCAGAAGACCGAGGACGAGGAAGGCGACACCGACCAGCTCCTCAGCGCGCTGGCGGAGAGCACGATCAACGTCGACGCGCTGCAGGGCGACTGA